Sequence from the Kogia breviceps isolate mKogBre1 chromosome X, mKogBre1 haplotype 1, whole genome shotgun sequence genome:
ATCATTGTGgcctattttttgtttatttgcagaTGAATTTCTgtccagtgttttcttttttaatgtttaaagcaAATGACAAGGTAGGTAAAAGCATATAATTGTTAAGATCCACCCTTGAATCTTTTTTAATATGGGCGTTTAATCTATTTATACATGATATTAAATTAAGTTGGTCTTCTGACACATTATGCTTTTTTCTTAGGTTTTGCTCTTTCTGCCTCCCGCTAAATGGCAATGTggtattttccttttatcttccACAGTGATGTAAACATGATATGGCCTGTGTATTTGTAATTAAACAATTACTATAAAGGCAATACACTGCAGACAAATcagaaagataaggaaaatgaaacatACTCAGAATCCTACCTACCCATACACGCCCTCTGTAAACATGTTTGTATCTATCTTCCCAAATGTCTTCCCGATATGTAAGCACAtctatatacaaacacacaataGAATCCTCTAGAGATGTCATGCTTCTCACGGCTACTTCACCTTTGCTGCATTTTATACACTCATCAGTTACccaaatatttgtgttttctaaTGCTGTCTTCCCAGATACATAGGAAGCAATCTAAGGTAAGGGGTTTCACCTATTTTGTTTCATATGCCGAGCTGCCCGTCATTTAGTGCCTTTCTGGGTGTACTTTCTCCTaactcaactttttaaaatacattaaaaaaaacccacacaaccATTCCCAGCATGTGCTCCTAGCAGGGCTCTTCTCGGTCCACCTACAGTGCTGAGCCTGTGACCCACAGGTCCGCCTCTATGGATAGCATCAGtcttctctgcctccttccctatggtttgctgggggtggggtggggtgggttggAACTGATGTCACCGAAGGAAAAAGCAAGAGGTAGAGCTTGGCTAAGCCACAAATGACCATACCTCATGGGGATCAGTGTATACTGGCAAAAACGAACCACGGGGGGCTTTTTCCGGTATATGTGAGAGAGTTGCTTATATTTATAAGTGCTCCGAGGCTGATCCAGGGAATGGGGAGGGCTCTAGGGCAGGGAGGACGTGCAGACCAGGGCCCACCTTTGGAATGCAGGGCAGACAGTTTGCTTCTGCTCTCTCGCAATGTGATGTTTCCCCTGTTTTGTCCAGCCGCTTGGATGGAATCGAACCTTTTCAGACAAAgggatttatttccttttccccttatATCTTAAGGCTCTCCCCTCAGTGCTGATGGCACCCCTAAAGCCAGAGAATGTGGCCCTAACACCAGAGTTGCCTCTAgtatagcagtgagagtgggcaagctcGTCTGAGGATGTGCTCACTGTGGAGAGCTGCTTTCAGGGTTCAACTTCACCAAGCTAAAACAGGGGAAACATCGCGAGTCCTCAACCTCGGGGGACTTGTAAATATAAGCAAGTCCCAGCACCACACTGCAGAAACAGCCGCAGAAACTTAAACACACCTCATTTGTTCAGCCAACTGTGACTACAGTTCCTTATGCAGCTTGAAAAAGCAGCACTTTTCCTCCCATCATCAGTGTTCCTAGTcatgatgtttaatttttaatttctaatattgtTACAGAAGGGCATGGCGTTTTCATGCTTGTAGAGGGAGTCTGTATGGTCGGGCcacccaagatggctgttctcttgctctctgtacatcgcCCTGCTGGGCCAGTGCCTGCTGCATCTAATCTTTAGCAAACATCTCCACCTGATAGCTCATCAAAGGGGAggtgaggggcgtgcccctcggctggtttccctggtaactgatgagccaacctgatgtcAATTTCCACTATAACTGAGAACCTCCCCCTCTCCTGGGGAGCGAAGCTTGCCGCCATGTCCTGCCCGCCGGTCGCCGCACAcagtggggtgttgctccaggaccctTCAGACAGGTAGGCTCCCCCGTCCACTAAACCATGATGTCTCCGTCGCCGACTCTGGGCCTTTTCTTTGGTGTTGTAGCTGGGCAAGTACAGGCCTTGTAGGCCTGCGGGGTGCAGCCCAATTTGTAGAGCCAGCGGGGAGACGGAGGAAACTCCTGTGAGCGCCGAGATGTCAGGAAATAAGGACGCGCAACGGAAAGTTGCAGGGGCGTCACCTAGCATGAGGGGCCTGAAAGTTCCAGGGGTGATCCTGAAAGTTGCAGGGGAAGTCCCGGGGTGGCCGTCCGCTAGTATGTGGGGCTCTAGGGTGGCTGGCCTTGGTGAATGGGGCTGCCAAGACAGTACCGAGGACTTCCGTTAGTATGTGGGGCTCTAGGGTGGCTGGCCTTGGTGAATGGGGCTGCCAAGACAGTACCGAGGACTTCCGTTAGTATGTGGGGCTCTAGGGTGGCTGGCCTTGGTGAATGGGGCTGCCAAGACAGTACCGAGGACTTCCGCTAGTATGTGGGGCTCTAGGGTGGCTGGCCTTGATGAATGGGGCTGCCAAGACAGTACCGAGGACTCATAGTCACCCCAAGGCCATGGCGGAGATATTGGCGCCATTACGGTGGGAAAACGAAGTGGCCGCAGCTGTGGGCTGCCAGGTGCTTTTTATACCGAGAAATGCCACGGAGGCTGAGCTAACAGCTGAGGTGAAGGTTAACTTGAACGCTGGTTCTTTCTCCTCTGAAAGTGAGGCATGTGCATGTGAGTGACTGATACGTGTTATTGCCTATTACTGTTGTTTAAACTGAATTGGCTTTttagtaactgaaaaaaaaaaaaaatccctgaaaatgTCCACGATGGGACTCTTTTGACATTCTAAAACTGGTTTTTGCATCTGCCCTTAGAGGAAGTTAGCTTTCTAGAAGGAATTGGTATTTCTCTTCCTGCGCCTTTGCGATGTAAATGATCTACCTGGGCTCTCTGGAACTTTAATCACctgttatcttttttcttttttttagttgaagtagagttgatttacaatgccgtgttagtttcaggtttacagcagaATGATTCAGGTGTACATTTATGTGTtcctttccagattcttttccattgatttattgcaagatattgaatatagttccctgtgctctacagtaggaccttgttgtttatctattttatatagagtagcttgtgtctgctaatcccaaactcctaatttatccctcctccccacctttcccctttgggacccatgtttgttttctatgtctgtttgttcatttgaaccttttttttggattccacattgAGTGATATCACACGATATGTCTTTCCgtcttacttcacctagtatgatgatctctaggtccacccatgttgctgcagatggcattatttcattcaaaaagaggccttttaaaattttagcaggAAAACTGTGAGATCTgtctatatatataaatgtatgtctCTGTGTACCTTATAAATATGAAGTGTCTGCCTCCAAATGGCATTGCCAAGATTGGTTTGTGGATGAGCTCTGTTTAATTGGCTTAAAAGAAATTAAACGCTTATgtaaattctcagaaataaaaaaaagactGGCTTGAATGAATTCCAGGTTCATGTGACCTGGGAAATATTCAGTACTGAATTGGTATCTGGTATTGAAGCTAGTATTGAAGCTGGTATTGAAGCTGGTATTGTTGGTTTGATTAACATAGACATGTCTTTAGAATCATCAGTGTTAAGTATGACACTTCTGTTGTGCCCAGGTTTACTAGAGATCAAATAACACCTTACTGTATCTGTTGCAAATACGTCAGCAAGGAAAATAACTTGATATGATGAAACTTTAAGTAAACATAAATAAGAGCTTTTAGGTAAACTCTATAGGAATAATTACATTTGGGGAAGGTCTATCTAAAATAGTCTTTCCAGATTTTGGTAACTTGAGACTAAACCaagttaagagaattcattgACTACCTGCATCATTTCACACAGGATAAAATATTGGAACATTAATTGCTGGGCAGATCTAAATTTACCTACCTTTGCTTTCTTAGGAGAGGAAGACTAGAGCATAAGTTTTCCAATCCGAAAATGCTGGTATGACAAACAGTTCACAATTACTTGCTTCTTGGTTTTTGCTGGTGATGAAGGTTTTTGAGGGTTGAGATTATCACTGGTCataattttagttattgtgaCCAAGTTTCTTTATGGATTACATGGTAGTCAGATGTTTAACCGTGCCTTTTTAAGTCTTCTGTCATTTATAGGAACTCACTGTTGTACCCTGATGCTTTTGCGAAAGCATTTCATCTTCAATATGATCAATAGGAAGGCCCTTTTGACAAGTACAGGTCTCTGATAAATTTTAGATCATACCGCTGAACTgggtaatatattaaaaaatcctaATGGAAAACTTgaggcttcataaaaagttaatggaTCGGTTactgagtgaactggtgaatatggttataattttttatggtttttgtctGGAATATTACTGGTTTTGacctgtgttttccagacacagggaagtccttcccctcgTTAGTTTTGGGTAGAAtggaaacatttttctcttctgcccGGCCTCTCCAGACATTGGAGACTCCTGGGTTGAGCAGCCTTATCAGGTGAATGGGAAAGACTGCCTCTTGGCATGTGCAGGAATCACGATGTTTTAGGGATTCTCTAGAAGGGAGAAATCCACTGATGTGCAGGCTAATAGCAGGCCTTTGGCATGGCTTTCCTGGCTTTGAGAGGCCTTTTGGGAATTCAGTCTGAGACCACTGAAGAATTCCACCACAGCCAGTTTGAAGGACCCTATGTGGTCAATTGACCAGACTTATTCTGTAAACGAATTTAGTCTTGATTTGGCTGTTTCATGGAGATGAGGGTAATTTTAGAGAGGAAAATTTGTTTCAGTGGGTGTTAAATTCTAGTTCTGCTAATTGTGTGCGTTAATGCAAGTTACTGTGTTAGCCATGCTTTTGCCTTGATATTCAGGATGGAGAGAGAACTCCCTATCTAGTGAAGTTGTCACAGAGTATAACTACTCATGACATGTATCACTGCTTGCTCTAAGTCTTCAAGCAAGTAAAATCAAATCTGAGGCTTTGACATTAATGGTTGTGGTTATTaaacttaattattattattatttatttatctgcggtacgcgggcctctcactgttgtggcctctcccgttgcggagcgcaggctccggtcgcgcaggcccagcggccatggctcacgggcccagccgcaccgcggcatgtgggatcttcccggaccggggcacgaacccgcgtcctctgcatcggcaggcggactctcaaccactgcaccaccagagaagccgtaaactttattatattttaatatctaaaaactgtaaaacatagtATTTATACAAACACCTGAGGACTGTTCAAGTGGCACAGCACCTTCACACAAACAATTTGAAAGAAGGACAAGTTTAAATAAGAATCTTGTCTTATAACACAAAAGAAATAACATGGACGAAAAAGCCCTTTAAATTATATACGCCCAGTAAATAGCTGCATTTGCTTATAAAGTACACTTGGTTTTCTAAGAAGAAAACGTACAGTCTTACCCCTGGTGAATGTCTTATTGGCATTTATAACAAATGGCTAATACAATTAGCACCATTTCTCATTGCTTATAACATTACACTAAATATTACACAATATAACgatgtaataaataaaacaacaatgaacaTGTTCCATGTGaaagttctgatttttaaaataaagtttaaaatgacAAATCAGAACTGACTGATGTACCTTCCAAAGTTTAGTAGGATGAATGGCTCAGAAAGGAAATTAACTAGAAACACTGCACAAGACAGAACTTCCCTGTATGGAAACCCTGAAGTGTGAGCTGAGAGGTACCAGTGATGTCAAACGATGTGCATATGTTTTACAGAATAAAAAACCTCACTATATGTAGAGCTGATCTTTACCTCTGTGGAAGTGTAAAGtgccattttaaatttaaaaagaaaagatttacttGTGTGTATACTTCAGAcacaaaataagatataaatatgAAACAGCACCCATATGAGGAATAAACAGATAATAAAACATATCTTTAAACAACTTGGACATAGGCATCTTCATGGAGAGATGTGAACAATGAATGCCTAGTTAAATGTTGAAGCTTAGACAAAAtaaggaagttttaaaataaaacattaattgcAAAGAATATAGTCAGACTCCATCCAACCCACCCTTGTAGTGTAATATCTCTTGCATAAAATGACTATCtaccttataattttaaaaaactggtaaGAACACTTCATGAACTCTTAAAAGGCtgcgtttttttttctttaaacaggaACACGTAAGACATGCAGTGAAATAATAACAGAAAGGAAAGTGATTTATGTGGCTATTCCCTTTCAGGAAGGTGATAGAACATTGCAGCAACAGATATAAAACAGCTGAGAAAGAGGTGATAGCCACAGTTGCACCTGTAAATTCTCTTCTAAAGAAAACTCCTCATGGATCTCCTTAGAGAACCCCTCAATCCCTCCCTGACTACTTTCCCCTTTGGGATGTGGCTGTTTTGGCTTTACATATAAACATTAACCAAAATCAAAGGTGTTTCTCTGTTTCCTGCCTGAAGTGTATCTGTGAACTATGCAATGAAAATAATGcaaagatacaaagaacaaagccCCGGTTTAACTATGCTAGTGCTGACGTGTTAAATGGCTTCTAAAGAAGTAGACTGGATTTTGGATACACCGTATTTTAAAAGGAACCTTCTACACAACAAAAACTTCTAAGGGCAGAGAAAAGATGGCATTGGTCTCCCTAGAATTAAGTCCAATCTAATCGACACACTTAAAACTGAAGTATCCGTCTTTCGTAAGCCTTTCAATGTAGTGGCCCAGCTTCACAGCTGTCCCCAGCTTCAGCCCCATGTACTTCATCATCATGTCACTCTTGAGCAGCAGCAGAGCCTTCCCGTCAATGTCctacagagagaaggaaatgaaaataattcataaagCTTTCATATTTTATCAGAATGGTTATTCCATTCTATGTAAGAACATGTAACACCAATTAGAGGGCAGCTCATTCCAGATGTATATTCTCTGAATATGCAACTGCTTGATGGAAACTATTAAAAATCTAATTTGTACAGTGAAGCATCACTTAATCATCTGTAAACTTGcttcaaattttaagaaaaaggaaatttaatctAATATCTTAAAAATGTCCTAAGCATCTAACTACCTAATTTTAAATATCGTGTGTTGAACAAAATACTGCCTAGCTGTGACAAAAAGTAAAAACTATGAACGGTAAAAATGAATTTCAGATGGTCACTTTCTTAGAAGGGCTGGAAACATGAGTATGTCAGCTGTAAGTGTGCTATACAGTGCTGTCTTAACAGTGAAAGCTAATCAATCAGTTGTCGGACGCTAATTAGATGCTAAAACGGATTTTCTTACCATATTGAAAAGGGTACATCAGCTATGTGGGCACTAATTTTATTCATTAGGAAACACTATAAAAAAATTACTTGATAGTCACAAGGTATCCtccaaatgtaaaaaagaattaattgacCAAATGATGCTGCTGAAGCATATTATTTGGTTTTCACAAGttctggtttaaaaataaaactggggcttccttggtggcgcagtggttgagaggccgcctgctgatgcaggggacatgggttcgtgccccggtctgggaagatcccacacgccgcggagcagctgggcccatgagccgtggccgctgagcctgcgcgtccggagcctgtgctccgcaacgggagaggccacaacagttagaggcccgcgcaccgcaaaaaaaaacacacacacaaaaaaaaaaaaaaaaaaaaaaaaaaaactgtaccgAATCATATATCACTGGCTGAAGGGACCTGAAATCCCTCACAGTACTGCCTTTGTCAGGTACCATCTATAAATTTTCTACTaagtaaaactagaaattaaagaaattagaaCTTAAAATTTAGCCCATGATGTTACTTTGTAAATGGCATAAAGGTGTCAGCATCCCAAATCATCAATAACCATATAAGGTCAACAGAACTGAGCCAAATGGAATCAGTTGCTGCATTCATTGGGCATCATAACAAGGAAGACACCCTGTCAAAGCTGTGGTCACCCCTCCTACTCATGGTCCTGGGGCCGAGCAGGGAGCAGGTGGGGAGGAGGATCCTTGTAACTGTTGTTAGAAAGGAGAAGACACCTGAGAGTGGCCATGCCGAATCATCTTCTCTTGAGAACTTGAAGACTTGCAGTATTTTAGGTACTCGGGTACCCATTTAAAGCACAGATCCAGCCTCCACCCTTTAAGGCTCTAACTTTGGGCAAAGTAAACTTTCTCACATATGGAAAAATCAGTTGATAGggttcccctccctcccatccacaCTAATCAGTATCCAACTGAAGGGCCTGCACAGAGGTCATACAAAGTCATTACAGCAGGAAAACCAGATCAAAAGATACATTACATGTTGCCTGAAGAGGCGGGGGAGGACGCTTGACATCTGAGGATCTACATGTTCCAGAAACAGGATCACTTCATCCACAGACCAGGTTGAAGGGTCATCAGGGAAGGGTTGTGTGAAGTCACCCTGGTCATTTCTAACTGGTGAAGTTGGAGCTTCaatgggggggaaaaaagacaaatcatACTTGACCTGATCATTATCCTGAAAGAAGAGATGTTAGGTAGGGAGGAATTGTCTCATTCCTAGAGCCTTCTGTTAAGTACCCTGGCATGGACTCAGAACTCCAAGGTAAAATCCAGGGAAAGCCTAGATAAAGATGACCTGAGGATGGCTACTCAAGAATGTCCCACCTCACCTCCCCCAAACAAAAACAGCAGCTTTGGAAGACACCCTAAAGCTTCCAAGATCATAAAACAGACTGAGCGATCTGAGGCCTCCTGGGCCACAGGCAAAATACAGCAAAAGATCTGTTACTTGGGTTAAATTAGGTTAATCTAAGATAACCTATTGCTCTTACTTTGAGAGAAATTCTTTCAAATACTTAATCTCTGTCCTCTTGGTCTCTCCAGACGAGGTTTATTTTACTAGCTAATTGAAATGGAAATCCCCAGAATTTAGTTTTAGAATTGCTTAAATTTATTCactttaatcaatgaatttcaatAACCCCCTTTATCTTTGAGAACCAAATCAGTTCTTTACTGAATCTCTTCCATGGCTTTAAAATTCATGTCTCTCAAGGCTTAAATGTGTATCTGAATTTTGAAAACAACAAGACTTCTGCTCAGCTAGGTCAGAAGTAACTTTAACATTACACCGAATGCCTCTTTCAAGTTTCACTGCATAGTAATAGATACTTTGGTTGAAGGTTTATGTTTCAAAAAGAAATACGTGAGGCATGCAAAAATTTAGGTGCTCATACCTCAAAGCGTTTTAGGTGTGCTGTTCACTACGTTGTACTGAAATTTCTTCGTGTCCAGACAGGTATTCATTTACTCAGCCAGAGTGCTCAGACTCCCTAAAGTTAGCATGTGGTAACGGAAGTGGCTTTTTGTAATTCGCCGGACCGTCAACACAAATTTGACCTTTGTTCCTGTGAATTAGCCTAAAGTGTACTTTTTCTCTCCTGTCATCTGGGCTCTGGCCATTTTAGGagcattttaattatttacaCAGGGAAAgggtaaagaaaaacagaagataagAAAACTCACAATGGGGTCATTATGATTATTAGTGGAGAAGAGGCGTGTCAGCTGACCCGCACAGTGCACGCACATCATAGACACTCAAGAAGTCTTAGTCATCGTTCCGAGTGCTGCCCCAAACTAGCCCTCAAGATGGGAAACAAACAGCTTCCACAAGCTTGCACCAAGGGTGTTGAGGAATATAGGGTAAATAATGCTACTTGTAACATGTGTCAGTTCATACTCACAGTAGCTGGTCGGGTTGTAGAGAGGTGAGCCAGCATGGCTGAATCTACCGTTTTCCAGTGAAGCTGGGTAGGCCATCATGTCAGGGTTACGCTCTGGACTGCGTTCACTCTTGGTCAGCACGGTTGCAGGTTCGACTGCAGCGGACGGGATGGCTAAGGAATGACTGCAGGTGCCGTGGGCCGCTGGACCGTGGAAGCAAGGCATGGAGCACTTGGGCCCGTAGTGCTGGTAGGAATGCGGGAAGACGGAGGGGAACTTCGGGCTCTGGTTGAGGCCTGGCTCCTGCTCCTGCTCCTGCTCCTGCTTGGGAGATGCCTTGGACTGAAAAGATGTTACTATAGGGTCGCTCTGGGAATCATTTTCTGGCCTTCGTACTGGCACAGTAGGGCTGTAACTTGCAGGGTAAGAGAATGGAGAGGAAGGGtccttcttcctcattttctggtATTTGATCTTTCTAGAAAGCAGGTaactataatttttatatgcatatCCAAGTGGCTTCTGAAATGACACAAACCCAGCATAAACCAACTGTGAGtgagtgaaagaaaaaggaaataaatagtaaatacatTCATAATCACTTTCCACGGACAATTGCTTTATATTATTAAAGATAAATGCTCTATTTTGATTACATGATTTCTATTCCTCTTCAACCCTACATTTTAATTGCACTTTATATATTTATGGTTACAAACATAAAAATACCTGTTGTCATACATTTCTCAAACCTAAACTTCAGCATTTTTCCAGCAGAGGTTTAGTCTCCCATCTGCTGCTACAGCAAGTATAGATCAGCCTTGCTCATCTCACAGTTACTAGTTCTCTCTCACTTCTGACTGGCATCTTTAGAAACCAGAGGTTTACTAtagttgtgaaaatatttttataacactTACACGATTTTGCCACAATGACTTCACACAAAAACGGTGGATTTTTGTAACCTTTCCATGAATAACATCAAACTTCTTATCCAGGTTTTGAATAGCATCATAGATGACCTATTACAATACAGACTATTAGTAGTTTCTACTTCAAAAGGAAAGGAACATAAAAAATACCACTTAACCAAAGTCAAAGTTTGAAAGTTTTCAAGCCGTCAGAAATCTCGTTTCCCACTTGATGCCTGGCTGTTGGTGACCCAGAGCCGAGCTGGCTGAGATAAGGCGCCCCAAACCTCCCACTCAACTACTCCATGTCACACAGGCATTTTAAGAAGCTTGAATACTGGGAAGTAAATGTATCACAATTCCTATAAGCCATCACATTTATGATGGAGTCATTTTACATCAAGGAAGGTGCtattttaggaaagaaattttCACATCTGCTAAAAGGCCAAAGAGCCTCTTTCCATATAATGATGGTATAAACTAATAGGCAGTGAGGGGTCCACTCTGGAAAGAACAGTGAGCCAAATACAACGGATGTGACCTTTGGCTTCAGAGTATCTTGCAATTAACAATTAACTTTACAAAACCTTTGAGTACGCGGCCCCTGTATGCCAATCAAGTATGTGACTGATAAAACCGGAGAATTCTTGAAATACACAAATTTCATTCGGGCGAAAATACACTTAAAAGGCCAGAACCATTACATCATTCattcaaataaacatttattgaaggccTACCTCCTGTGAGAACTACTTTGCTAGATGCTGGGAATGtggacattaaaaagaaaaaagaaagaaaaaggaaaaaaaacaactcctACCCTAACTCCCATTTTAGCTGAGAGAGACAAGTAAAGAGAGAAGGTCAACAGAGAAAGTGATCAGCAGCCTGGAGCAGTGGGTTTCAGTGCGCTccgtggaccagcagcatcaacgCCATCTACTAGCTTTGCTGGAAATGAAAAATCTCCCACCTCAGATCTACTGAATTGGGAACTCTGAGATCGAGGGCAGTGatctgtgttttcacaagccctctgggtgattctgatgcacgaTGAAGCGCGAGACCCGCTGGCTCTCAGCCCTGAATAactagcacaggctctgggggaACCCAAGTAACGTGGGTTCAAGTTACTTCTCTGTTGTTCAATTTCCTTACAGATAGAATCTGGATGAAAACCTCTCTCAGTTCTGTTGAGGACAAAACAACGTGCTACAGTATTAATAccaacataataataatagtacatgATGACTGGTCTGATAGTGCTCAGTCATCTACTATAGTATTATTATTGCCGCGATACAGATACGAACAAGAGGCTAAGCGTGCACAGAAGAGCAAGCCCTAAGCCAGGCCGGCAGTCGTGGCGGGATTTGCAAAGAAGGAGGCATCTGCGTTGAGAATGAAAAGATGAGAAGGTGTTCACTAGGCAGAGATGTACAGAGGAGCATACAGGGCGGAAGGAGCAGTATATTCTAAAATACCcaacaaattaggagtatgggattaactgCTAtcaactactatacataaaacagataaacaaggatttactgtagagcacagggaattataccccaaatcttataataacctataatggaatataatcagcAAAAACCCCGAATTACTATGCtctacacctggaactaacacaatattataaatcagctatacttcaataaaaaaaaaatttaaaacacccaAACAGAAAACAGGAAGTCAAATGTTTAGCAAGTGAACATAAATGACGATCAAAGAGCTGGGTTAtgatgggaaggagagagagagaggatgacaGCTCTAGAGGGATGGGAGGCAAAAAGAAGTGGTTTTTCAAACCTGTGGGAGAATGACTATGCTGAGAGTGATGGAGACAGAGGCTGAAGACACAAGAGACAGGGATGAAGGGAGGCGTCTGAGCACAGGGAAAGAGGGTCAGATGCAGAAACCAGCAGAGGTGTTAGCCTTACAGAGGGAACACTTTTCCCACTCCAGTGGTCAGGAAGGAGGTCGTCAGAGATGGATCCAGGCAAGTGTGAGGGCTGTGGGGAGAGGAATCAGGACTTGGAGGGGATTTCTGCTCCACACCCTCCGTTTTCTCCACGAAATAAGAGAACAGGATTGGGGTTGTCTGAGGATCACCAGTCCCCAGTGGAGGTCCTCCCCTCTGCTTCCCAGCCTGCACAGGGCTGGGGTTTTACTAAACGGGGTGCTGGGCGAGGATTACAAAAGAACAGGTGGAAGTGCTGCACCGTGTGGTCTAGACTGGTAAGGGAAGGCGCTGAAGAAAGGAGGGAGCTAGCACATTAGGGGAAATGGAGAGCAACCCTTAGCTGTGACTTTGGAACCTGGCCATGTCTTAGCGGAGATACTCTATCCCACCACATCTTGCACAATCGCTGAGAAGGCCCTGGCAGAGCAGTGTCAACCCAGTTCATCATGGATGCTGATGTAAAGCAAGCAGGGGAGAGCACTGCTCAAAAATCAGAACTCCCTACGTCGTCCCTGCATTCCCACTCTCTGTACATCCTTCCCCGGAAGACAAGACATGTTCCCTTTAAGTATTCCACTGCTGTTCTCAATAATGATAAAGACTCCCATaaacattttttacttttcaaagtatGTTAGTTCACTGTATTCAAGAAACTTTTTTATA
This genomic interval carries:
- the SCML1 gene encoding sex comb on midleg-like protein 1 isoform X3 encodes the protein MSSCSSEVDVQASVMSNTSYNEEQQKTVLDVLTHCQVIYDAIQNLDKKFDVIHGKVTKIHRFCVKSLWQNRKPLGYAYKNYSYLLSRKIKYQKMRKKDPSSPFSYPASYSPTVPVRRPENDSQSDPIVTSFQSKASPKQEQEQEQEPGLNQSPKFPSVFPHSYQHYGPKCSMPCFHGPAAHGTCSHSLAIPSAAVEPATVLTKSERSPERNPDMMAYPASLENGRFSHAGSPLYNPTSYSPTSPVRNDQGDFTQPFPDDPSTWSVDEVILFLEHVDPQMSSVLPRLFRQHDIDGKALLLLKSDMMMKYMGLKLGTAVKLGHYIERLTKDGYFSFKCVD
- the SCML1 gene encoding sex comb on midleg-like protein 1 isoform X4 codes for the protein MSSCSSEVDVIRTRIPAYDDDNTVLYAYEPNTAYFNNQASVMSNTSYNEEQQKTVLDVLTHCQVIYDAIQNLDKKFDVIHGKVTKIHRFCVKSLWQNRKPLGYAYKNYSYLLSRKIKYQKMRKKDPSSPFSYPASYSPTVPVRRPENDSQSDPIVTSFQSKASPKQEQEQEQEPGLNQSPKFPSVFPHSYQHYGPKCSMPCFHGPAAHGTCSHSLAIPSAAVEPATVLTKSERSPERNPDMMAYPASLENGRFSHAGSPLYNPTSYSPTSPVRNDQGDFTQPFPDDPSTWSVDEVILFLEHVDPQMSSVLPRLFRQHDIDGKALLLLKSDMMMKYMGLKLGTAVKLGHYIERLTKDGYFSFKCVD
- the SCML1 gene encoding sex comb on midleg-like protein 1 isoform X2, whose translation is MSSCSSEVDVASVMSNTSYNEEQQKTVLDVLTHCQVIYDAIQNLDKKFDVIHGKVTKIHRFCVKSLWQNRKPLGYAYKNYSYLLSRKIKYQKMRKKDPSSPFSYPASYSPTVPVRRPENDSQSDPIVTSFQSKASPKQEQEQEQEPGLNQSPKFPSVFPHSYQHYGPKCSMPCFHGPAAHGTCSHSLAIPSAAVEPATVLTKSERSPERNPDMMAYPASLENGRFSHAGSPLYNPTSYSPTSPVRNDQGDFTQPFPDDPSTWSVDEVILFLEHVDPQMSSVLPRLFRQHDIDGKALLLLKSDMMMKYMGLKLGTAVKLGHYIERLTKDGYFSFKCVD
- the SCML1 gene encoding sex comb on midleg-like protein 1 isoform X1, translating into MSSCSSEVDVIRTRIPAYDDDNTVLYAYEPNTAYFNNASVMSNTSYNEEQQKTVLDVLTHCQVIYDAIQNLDKKFDVIHGKVTKIHRFCVKSLWQNRKPLGYAYKNYSYLLSRKIKYQKMRKKDPSSPFSYPASYSPTVPVRRPENDSQSDPIVTSFQSKASPKQEQEQEQEPGLNQSPKFPSVFPHSYQHYGPKCSMPCFHGPAAHGTCSHSLAIPSAAVEPATVLTKSERSPERNPDMMAYPASLENGRFSHAGSPLYNPTSYSPTSPVRNDQGDFTQPFPDDPSTWSVDEVILFLEHVDPQMSSVLPRLFRQHDIDGKALLLLKSDMMMKYMGLKLGTAVKLGHYIERLTKDGYFSFKCVD